Genomic segment of Microbacterium sp. BH-3-3-3:
TCAACGTGCTGACCAGGGCCACCTCCATCCCGGCCAGCGGCGTCATCGTCAACACCGCGACGGCGAACATCAACGGCAGCACCGAGTCGGTCACCGGCAGCACGCCGATCGGCCAGCTCACGGTGTCGGCATACACGACCTCGAACGGCGCGCGCGTCCCGCTCGCCGGCGCGACGTACCAGGTGTTCCTCACGGAGCAGGATGCCATCAACGGTGCCAATCCGATCGTGATCAACGGCGAGACGAACTGGCTGACCCTGGCCAACGGCAACGTGCTCATCCCGATCATCACACCGGGCAACTACTGGGTGCGCGAGATCACGGCGCCCACCGGCTACCAGCTGCCGTCGCCCGACCGCATCCTGACCGCCGTGGTGCCCGGCCCGACCTCGACCACCGCTCCCGTGCGCAACTACCTCGAGTTCGCCCACAACCAGGTGCCCGCGTTCGCCCTGCCCATCACGGGTGGCGACGGCGGCCTCTGGTTCGGCGTCGGCGGGGCGGCCCTGCTGACGGTCATGGTGGGCTCGGCGTTGGTCGTCGCTCGCCTGCGTGCCCGCGCGGCCCAGGCTCCGGCCTGAGGACGGTCGATCGGTGAGCGGGGGGACGACGCAGCGGCCGGGCGCCGCGGCCTCGTCTCCCTCGCCGGAGGGGAGCCCCGATGCGCGGGACTCCCCTCCACCCGCACGACGTGACCGCCGACGCCCGCGCTGGCGGCTCTCGATCGTCTCGCTGCTTCTGGCGGTGGGGGCGCTGGCGGGCGTCTGCCTGCTGATGTACCCCACCGTCGCCGGCTGGTTCGCCCAGTACGCCCAATCGCAGATCATCGACGGCTACTCGGATCAGATCCGCGACCTCGGCGCCGATACGCTCGCCGACCGACTCGACGCGGCACGGGAGTACAACACGCGGCTCGTCGACGGCGGCGCCGAGATCGCAGCGAACGAGCGGCTCCCGCTGGCGAACTCCGCCGATCAGCAGACCGATTACGCCGAGCAACTTCGCTCCGATCAATCGGGGCTCATGGCACGGGTGAAGATCCCCTCGATCGACGTCGACCTCCCCGTGTACCACGGCACCAGCGAGCAGGTCCTCTACGAGGGCGTGGGGCACCTCGAGGGCACCGCTCTGCCGGTGGGCGGCGAGACCACCCATTCGGTGCTCACCGCGCATCGCGGGCTCGCCACCGCGGAACTGTTCACGCACTTGGATCGGGTAGCCGTCGACGACACCGTCACGATCGAGGTGTTCGGCGAGGTGCTGGTGTACCGCGTCGTGCAGACCCTCGTGGTCGAACCCGAAGACACCGAGTCGCTGGTCCCCGTGGTGGGGCGCGATCTCGTCACCCTCGTGACGTGCACCCCGCTGGGCGTGAACAGCCACCGCATCCTCGTCACGGGCGAACGTGTCATCCCGACCCCGCAGGGCGCTCTCGACGGCGTAGGAACCCGCCCCGAGATCCCCACGTTCCCGTGGTGGATCCTCGTGCTCGCGGGGTCCGTGCTCGCCGCCACCGCGTACGTGTGGGGGGCCGGTCGTCCCCCGCGGGCGCCTCGGAACGGGCCCGGGAACGACGACGGGCGCACGCCGGCATCGACGCGCGCCCGAGGTCGCGTCAGGCCTGGAAGCCCTCCGAGATGATCTCGATGAGCTCTTCGCGCTCCTCCACCGGCAGGAATGCGCCGGCGGCGGCGTTGAGCTGGAACGCCTCGAGGTCACCCAGGTCGTAGTCGAACGCCTGGGCCAGCAGCCCCAGCTCACGGGTGAGCGTCGTCGCGCTCATGAGGCGGTTGTCGACATTCACCGTCACCGAGAAGTCGAGCTGGTACAGCAGGTCGAACGGGTGGGCGTCCATCGTGTCGCCCCAGGCCGTCACGGCGCCGCTCTGCAGGTTCGAGGTCGGCGACAGTTCGAGCGTGATCTCGCGGTCGCGCACCCAGCGCGCCAGGTCGCCGAAGGTGACCTGCACCTCTTCGCCCTC
This window contains:
- a CDS encoding class C sortase translates to MSGGTTQRPGAAASSPSPEGSPDARDSPPPARRDRRRPRWRLSIVSLLLAVGALAGVCLLMYPTVAGWFAQYAQSQIIDGYSDQIRDLGADTLADRLDAAREYNTRLVDGGAEIAANERLPLANSADQQTDYAEQLRSDQSGLMARVKIPSIDVDLPVYHGTSEQVLYEGVGHLEGTALPVGGETTHSVLTAHRGLATAELFTHLDRVAVDDTVTIEVFGEVLVYRVVQTLVVEPEDTESLVPVVGRDLVTLVTCTPLGVNSHRILVTGERVIPTPQGALDGVGTRPEIPTFPWWILVLAGSVLAATAYVWGAGRPPRAPRNGPGNDDGRTPASTRARGRVRPGSPPR